Within the Terriglobales bacterium genome, the region CGGGGGTCGTTGGGCAGACTGGTGGCGTGCAAGAGGTAATCCGGTTCAACATAAGCTACATCTTGGCGGCTCCCCAAGCTTCGCAACATGGCTCCGGCGCTCCGGCTGCGCGAATGGAGGACGTACACTTCGGAGTTGCCGATGCGGCGCATGCGGTCCAGGTCATACAGTCTTCGGAGCTTGGCAACGGATAGTCGGCTGCCACTGCGAAGTTTCACTACGACCTGGTTCGCCGCCGCTTGACGGCCACCCACGTACTCAGTGGCCTCCTGGGCAGGGGAGGGAAGCGCCCCGGCGGTCAGAATCGCCAGGGCAAAACTCAAGATTTTCACTCTGTCGCGCATGAACATATCGTCGACAGAGAATCGCCAACCACCAATGTACCGGAGTTATAGAGAATGCAAACAAGAACCGCACTTTAGTGCCAAAACAATTATTTACTAAAGGTATACGGGATACGGAGGCTCAGCGCCGTTTACACTGGGTGGCTCACAGCTATGAACGAAACCGACGACCTGAATGCGTTGAGCGTGGACGTGGAAGAGCACTTTCAGGTCGAGGCTTTTGCGGATCGCATAAGCCCCGAGATGTGGTCCGCCTTTCCCAGCCGCGTAGCTCAGAACACCGAACGCGTCCTCGATCTTCTGGCCTCCAGCGGCCGGAAGGCCACGTTCTTCATCCTGGGATATGTTGCCGAGCGCTCGCCCGAGCTCGTTCGACGCATCGCCGAGGCCGGGCATGAGGTGGCCTGTCATGGTTACTGGCACAAGCGGGTCAACACCATGACCCCGGAACAGTTCCGCGACGATTTGCGCCGGTCGAAGGCCGCGGTGGAGAGTGCCGCCGGGGTGAAGGTCAGCGGCTACCGGGCCCCAACGTTTTCCATGACACGTGAGTCGCTGTGGGCCCTGGAGATCTTGGCGGAAGAAGGATTTCACTATGACTCCAGCGTCTTTCCGGTCCGCCACGATCTCTACGGCGTCCCCGATGCCCCCAGGGCGGTGTATCGCTGGCAATGCAACGATGGACGGGAACTTTATGAGATTCCGCCTTTGACACTGCATTTTCTCGGGTTCAATCTGGCGGCCGGCGGCGGCGGTTACCTGCGCATTCTGCCGATGTGGTTCACTCGCTGGGCCATGCGTCAGGCCCAACGGGAACAGCGGCCGGCGGTCATCTACTTTCATCCTTGGGAACTGGACCCGTCCCAACCCAGGCTTCCTGGAAGCTGGAAGTCACGCTTCCGCCACTATCGCAATCTGGAAAAGATGGAAGCCCGCCTGCGGGGATTGATGCAGGACCGCAAGTTCGTCACCCTGCGTCAGCTTCTCGACCAACAGAAGGGTTCCCCAAGCATGCCTACCTTCACGCCGGCGGAGATTGGCGGGGGAGGTCGATTCCACTCCGCGCCGTGAGCTACGGCGCGGGCTAGTCGGCAGCGGGTTCAGCGGCGTCCGGCATGCGCGACCGGCTGGAAGGCAGCCCGGCGTCGCGGATCTTGTAGAGCAAGGCGCGATAGCTGATGTTCAGGTGACGCGCCGCCTGCTTCCGGTTCCAGTTGTGTTCTTGTAGCACCTTCAGGATGATCTTCCGTTCCAGATCGCGGGTGGCTTGGCGCGTGACCTTCTTCAGCGAGATGGGCCCACTGACGGAAAAATCAGCCGGCACGGCTTCCTGCGGCCGAACCGAGAGTTCACTGGTGACGGAATCCTCCGACTCCAGGATGACGTACCGTTTCACCAGGTTCTCCAGCTCACGAATGTTGCCCGGCCAGTGGTAGTCCACCAGCATGTGCATGAGGTCCGGCGAGAGGGGCCGCGCCGCGCGGTTGAACCTGCGGTTATAGACTTCCAGGAAGTAGTCGACGAGCCGCGGGATGTCCTCGCGGCGCTCTCGCAGCGGTGGCAGGTGCAGGTTCACCACGTTGATGCGATAGAAAAGGTCTTGCCGGAAGGTACCCGCCTCGATTTCTCTTCCCAGGTCGCGGTTGGTGGCGCAGATAAACCGAACTTCCACTCGCGTGTCCGCCTGCGAGCCGATTCGGCAGAACTGGCCGTCCTGCAGCAGCTGCAGCAGCTTGGCCTGCAGGCTGGGATCCAGCTCGGAAATCTCATCCATGAACAGCGAACCGCGATTCGCCATCTCCACCCGGCCCGGCTTGGCGCCATAGGCCCCGGTGAACGCGCCTTTCTCGTAGCCGAACAGTTCACTTTCCAGCAGCGTCCCGGGGATGGCCGGACAATTGACCTTCACGAACGGCCCGTAAGCCCAGTCCGAACGGGTGTGGATGAGGCGTGCAATGATCTCCTTGCCGGTGCCGCTCTCGCCCTCAATCAATACCGGGACCTGAGCCTTGGCCATCTTGTCTAGCCGGTCGCGCACCATGCGCATGGTCGGCGTAGTCCCAAAGACCAGCTCGTCCGGCGGCGTCCCGTCAAGGCTGGAGTTCAGCGGGCTGGAGCTCACATTAGACATGGTGAGGCGTGGGGATGCGATTTCTTCTGCACTCCACGCACCATTTTTGCACTATCTTGGGTTGCAGCCGTTGCGGTGAAAGTAAACGGATTGTTTTCAGGCAGTTGTGATTTCGCTTTGAATCCGACCTTACACCTAGGGACGTCACAATCGACACCGAGCGATGGAAAAGACTTTCACCCAGGGGAAGATAGGTTCCTTCGGAGAGACTCAGACCAGGGGTTGGCTGAATTGCAACGCCCAGTA harbors:
- a CDS encoding sigma 54-interacting transcriptional regulator; translation: MSNVSSSPLNSSLDGTPPDELVFGTTPTMRMVRDRLDKMAKAQVPVLIEGESGTGKEIIARLIHTRSDWAYGPFVKVNCPAIPGTLLESELFGYEKGAFTGAYGAKPGRVEMANRGSLFMDEISELDPSLQAKLLQLLQDGQFCRIGSQADTRVEVRFICATNRDLGREIEAGTFRQDLFYRINVVNLHLPPLRERREDIPRLVDYFLEVYNRRFNRAARPLSPDLMHMLVDYHWPGNIRELENLVKRYVILESEDSVTSELSVRPQEAVPADFSVSGPISLKKVTRQATRDLERKIILKVLQEHNWNRKQAARHLNISYRALLYKIRDAGLPSSRSRMPDAAEPAAD
- a CDS encoding XrtA system polysaccharide deacetylase, with translation MNETDDLNALSVDVEEHFQVEAFADRISPEMWSAFPSRVAQNTERVLDLLASSGRKATFFILGYVAERSPELVRRIAEAGHEVACHGYWHKRVNTMTPEQFRDDLRRSKAAVESAAGVKVSGYRAPTFSMTRESLWALEILAEEGFHYDSSVFPVRHDLYGVPDAPRAVYRWQCNDGRELYEIPPLTLHFLGFNLAAGGGGYLRILPMWFTRWAMRQAQREQRPAVIYFHPWELDPSQPRLPGSWKSRFRHYRNLEKMEARLRGLMQDRKFVTLRQLLDQQKGSPSMPTFTPAEIGGGGRFHSAP